Proteins co-encoded in one Nonlabens agnitus genomic window:
- a CDS encoding ABC transporter permease has product MFKNYIKIAWRNLRKNKIFSLINIISLSIGLSASIVIGMMVYYDFTFDQFHTDGDRTYRVTSVFNSADGPSFFAGVPQPLAQDVKENFTGVEGSAQIFLYRPSNVSISKDENPIKEPTFITLADQDYFEIFEYQWIAGFSNQQLLNPNEVVLTQSRANQYFPNINPSQIMGKTLIYNDSINATVTGIVADFEERTDLVFQEFISLATVDQTDINKYQTPNWINISSSSQLFVKLDEGTSIENFQSQLDKTAAAHDDQEDRKKGMSREFYAQPLADLHFDQRFRNFDNTSSTADKEVMLMLGGIALFLLLLGCVNFINLNTAQASQRSKEIGIRKTLGSSKKQLIAQFLGETFILTIIAALVSLGLSVWLIHIFSDFIADGISLSMLADPYLLGFMVVLIITVTFLAGFYPGVVLSKFKAAKVLKGESKTDSGKNGLRKFLTVFQFTIAYIFIIATLLVGKQIHFLLNQDLGFKTDAIVYIDTPAQVEGIESRELLAQKLQNLPQINNLSLGGGTPVQVNYKTLFKINGENGERETDIDVVFGDSNFLDLYEIPLVAGRMPLNDTINETVLNTAALKKLGFATPEEALNQTINPDTSPLIITGVMKDFQNGSLKYDVKPMALTGDIYRRHFSQFSTVHIAINNNSNDNLSTTLSNIEDRFNEVYPDDEMTINFMDETVARFYEKERSMSKLLNWVMGLSVLISCLGLLGLVIYNTERRVKEIGIRKVLGATITQLNVLLCKDFLWLIGISFLIATPIAYWGLNSWLQDFANRTELSWWIFAISGLGMVILALLIMSFKTINTAMKNPVNSLKTE; this is encoded by the coding sequence ATGTTCAAGAACTATATCAAAATCGCCTGGAGAAATCTGAGAAAGAATAAGATCTTTTCTCTAATTAACATCATTAGTCTGTCCATAGGACTAAGCGCCTCGATAGTCATTGGAATGATGGTATATTATGATTTTACCTTTGACCAGTTCCACACAGATGGTGATCGTACGTATCGAGTGACCAGCGTATTCAATTCTGCTGACGGGCCTTCATTTTTCGCTGGTGTCCCACAACCACTGGCTCAGGATGTAAAAGAAAATTTTACAGGCGTGGAAGGCAGCGCGCAAATCTTTTTATACCGTCCATCTAATGTAAGTATTTCTAAGGATGAGAACCCTATAAAAGAACCAACATTTATAACACTGGCAGATCAAGATTACTTTGAAATATTCGAATACCAATGGATTGCTGGTTTTAGTAACCAGCAACTACTCAATCCTAACGAGGTTGTATTGACTCAATCTAGAGCTAACCAGTATTTCCCCAATATAAATCCATCACAGATCATGGGTAAAACCTTGATCTATAACGATTCTATAAATGCAACCGTCACAGGGATTGTAGCAGATTTTGAAGAACGAACTGATTTAGTGTTCCAAGAATTCATTTCACTCGCAACCGTCGATCAAACAGATATAAATAAGTACCAAACACCCAACTGGATCAACATCAGTAGTTCCAGTCAGCTATTTGTCAAATTAGATGAAGGCACAAGCATTGAAAACTTTCAAAGTCAACTGGATAAAACTGCTGCAGCCCATGATGACCAGGAAGATCGCAAAAAGGGAATGTCAAGGGAATTTTACGCCCAACCTTTAGCCGATTTACATTTTGATCAACGTTTTAGGAACTTTGATAACACCAGTAGTACTGCAGACAAAGAAGTCATGCTCATGCTGGGCGGTATTGCATTGTTTCTATTGCTTTTGGGCTGCGTTAATTTTATTAACCTAAATACAGCACAGGCATCGCAACGTTCTAAGGAAATAGGAATACGTAAAACGTTAGGAAGTTCAAAAAAGCAATTGATTGCACAATTTTTGGGAGAGACTTTTATTCTGACGATCATCGCAGCTTTGGTCTCCTTAGGCTTATCGGTATGGCTGATTCATATATTCAGTGATTTCATTGCAGATGGTATCAGTTTATCCATGCTTGCAGATCCATACCTGTTAGGCTTTATGGTGGTATTAATCATAACGGTAACATTTTTAGCAGGATTTTATCCTGGTGTGGTGTTGTCAAAATTCAAAGCTGCTAAAGTTCTGAAAGGTGAAAGCAAAACAGATAGCGGGAAGAATGGTCTGCGTAAGTTTCTCACCGTTTTCCAATTTACCATTGCCTATATTTTCATCATCGCAACACTCTTGGTGGGAAAACAAATTCACTTCCTGCTTAATCAGGATTTAGGTTTCAAAACAGACGCTATCGTTTATATCGATACGCCAGCTCAGGTAGAAGGCATTGAAAGTAGAGAACTACTGGCCCAAAAATTACAAAACCTACCTCAAATTAATAACCTAAGTCTAGGTGGCGGAACACCAGTACAGGTGAATTATAAGACATTATTTAAAATCAATGGAGAAAATGGTGAACGTGAGACAGATATTGATGTTGTCTTTGGAGATTCCAACTTCTTAGACCTTTATGAGATTCCTCTAGTCGCTGGACGCATGCCATTAAACGATACGATTAATGAAACTGTTCTCAATACAGCAGCTCTTAAAAAGCTAGGTTTTGCAACACCAGAAGAGGCACTCAACCAAACTATAAATCCAGATACTTCTCCATTAATAATTACTGGAGTGATGAAAGACTTTCAGAATGGCTCCTTAAAGTATGACGTCAAACCAATGGCGCTCACAGGAGATATTTATCGTAGGCACTTCTCGCAGTTTAGTACTGTTCATATCGCGATCAATAATAATTCAAATGACAATTTATCAACCACTTTATCAAATATTGAAGATCGTTTCAATGAAGTGTATCCAGATGATGAAATGACCATCAATTTCATGGATGAGACCGTTGCTCGCTTCTATGAAAAAGAACGTAGCATGTCAAAACTACTTAATTGGGTAATGGGCTTATCGGTATTAATTAGCTGTTTGGGACTCTTAGGACTTGTTATCTACAATACAGAAAGACGCGTGAAGGAAATAGGGATACGCAAGGTGTTGGGAGCAACGATCACTCAACTGAATGTATTGTTGTGCAAGGATTTCCTATGGCTTATTGGTATCTCGTTTTTGATTGCAACACCTATTGCTTATTGGGGTTTAAATAGCTGGTTACAGGATTTTGCAAACCGTACGGAATTGAGTTGGTGGATTTTTGCAATTAGCGGTCTAGGGATGGTAATTCTCGCTCTTCTAATCATGAGTTTTAAGACGATAAATACAGCAATGAAGAACCCTGTCAATAGTTTGAAAACGGAATGA
- a CDS encoding ABC transporter permease produces the protein MFKNYIKIAWRSLWRDKIFSLINIISLSIGLSASFVIGMMVYYDFTFDTFHKDGDRIYRLVTDMEDAQGTEYYSGITAPMRYEAREGIVGIEQSAYFYNWWVGKSRVESSDQLFTDLEKIILTDKGYFELFDYEWIAGSKSNALSQPNQVILTTKRAKEYFPDLLPNDVIGKTITYDETITAQITGIVADFEQRTDLIFNEFVSLETAKQTNDSDQIFTDDWGMTNTANNIFIKLQENTSSKTVQAQLDQLALNHKDEYSEQFGQKRQFRMQPLSDLHLNDDYGIYDYTVLQSSKEVLLAIAGVALFLLLLGSINFINLNTAQATKRAKEIGVRKTLGSSRKQLIVQFLTETFIITGISVIVSIALSVWMLQIFAEFIPKGLDATILLQPQIILFIIVLFITVALLSGIYPALVLSHFKPAKVIKGNAAISNNSNGTRKVLTVFQFTIAQVFIIATILVGKQIHFMTNKDLGFKTDTIAFIETPWQDQTFDNRQVLENGIKSISNISQVSLGGRPPASQNMATRTAVYKNGQEEITTEIQVLNGDTDYLDIYNIPLLAGRTIMNDTIEEYVINQTAMRDFGFKRPEDAINKYIEMNGKPKLIVGVMGDFNQRSLKSGIIPLVFTGDTSRDRRTQFRYAHITVATSSTGWQETLDHVEQEFNKVYPGETFQVTFVDESIANFYVEEQRISTLLHWATGLAVLISCLGLLGLVIHTTERRTKEIGIRKVLGATVIQINNLLCKDFLILVIIAFVIATPIAYYFMNHWLTDFAYKTEISFWVFMAGGTGMIIIALAIMSFKTINTAMKNPVNSLKTE, from the coding sequence ATGTTCAAGAACTATATCAAAATCGCCTGGCGAAGTTTGTGGAGAGATAAGATCTTTTCTCTTATCAATATTATCAGTCTTTCTATAGGACTTAGCGCTTCATTTGTCATAGGAATGATGGTGTACTATGATTTTACGTTTGACACCTTCCATAAAGATGGTGATCGTATCTATCGATTAGTTACTGATATGGAAGATGCGCAAGGCACAGAATATTACAGTGGCATAACAGCACCTATGCGTTATGAAGCTAGAGAAGGTATCGTTGGCATTGAGCAGTCTGCCTACTTTTATAACTGGTGGGTCGGGAAATCTAGAGTAGAATCCTCTGATCAATTATTTACAGATCTAGAAAAGATTATTCTAACTGATAAAGGGTATTTTGAATTGTTTGATTATGAATGGATCGCTGGATCAAAAAGCAATGCTTTGAGCCAACCTAATCAAGTCATTCTAACCACAAAACGTGCTAAGGAATACTTTCCAGATCTACTTCCCAACGATGTAATTGGTAAAACGATTACCTATGACGAGACTATCACCGCTCAAATAACAGGCATAGTTGCTGATTTTGAACAGCGGACTGATTTGATCTTTAATGAGTTCGTATCTCTAGAGACTGCCAAGCAAACGAATGACAGCGATCAAATATTTACAGATGATTGGGGAATGACCAACACTGCAAATAATATTTTTATCAAACTTCAAGAGAATACTAGTTCAAAAACTGTCCAAGCGCAGCTTGATCAACTTGCTTTAAACCATAAGGATGAATATTCAGAACAATTTGGGCAAAAGCGCCAATTTAGAATGCAACCCTTATCAGATCTACATTTAAATGACGATTACGGCATCTATGACTACACGGTTCTACAATCCAGCAAAGAAGTTCTCCTAGCCATAGCTGGAGTAGCTCTTTTTTTGCTGCTACTAGGAAGCATCAATTTCATCAATCTCAACACTGCACAAGCTACCAAACGAGCTAAAGAAATAGGTGTACGTAAAACATTAGGTAGTTCTAGAAAACAGTTGATCGTTCAGTTTTTGACAGAAACATTTATAATCACTGGAATATCTGTAATAGTCTCCATTGCTCTATCGGTCTGGATGCTTCAAATTTTTGCAGAGTTTATACCTAAAGGTCTAGATGCGACTATACTACTACAACCTCAAATAATCCTATTTATAATAGTCTTATTCATAACGGTAGCTCTTCTCTCTGGTATCTACCCTGCACTTGTTCTCTCTCATTTTAAACCTGCAAAAGTAATTAAGGGAAATGCTGCCATTTCCAATAATAGTAATGGTACGCGCAAGGTGCTTACTGTTTTCCAGTTTACCATCGCACAGGTATTTATCATTGCCACCATCCTTGTAGGCAAGCAAATTCATTTTATGACGAATAAAGACTTAGGTTTTAAGACAGATACCATTGCTTTTATAGAGACGCCTTGGCAAGATCAAACATTTGATAATAGACAGGTTTTGGAAAATGGTATTAAGAGTATTTCAAATATTTCCCAAGTAAGTCTAGGTGGAAGACCACCAGCTTCCCAAAATATGGCTACTCGTACTGCTGTTTACAAAAATGGTCAAGAAGAAATTACTACAGAAATTCAAGTACTGAACGGTGACACAGATTATCTCGACATCTATAATATACCATTACTGGCTGGTAGAACAATAATGAACGATACGATTGAAGAGTATGTGATCAATCAAACCGCCATGCGAGATTTTGGCTTTAAGAGGCCTGAAGATGCCATCAATAAGTATATTGAAATGAATGGCAAGCCTAAACTAATCGTGGGCGTCATGGGAGATTTCAACCAGCGGTCGCTCAAATCGGGAATAATCCCTTTAGTTTTTACTGGTGATACGAGCAGGGATCGCAGGACACAGTTTAGGTATGCGCATATTACTGTGGCAACGTCTTCCACTGGCTGGCAAGAAACTTTAGACCATGTAGAGCAAGAGTTCAACAAGGTCTATCCAGGTGAAACCTTTCAGGTAACTTTTGTAGATGAAAGCATTGCAAACTTTTATGTAGAAGAACAACGCATCTCTACCTTACTTCATTGGGCTACAGGCCTCGCAGTTTTGATAAGCTGCTTGGGGTTATTGGGACTTGTGATTCATACCACAGAACGTCGCACGAAAGAAATAGGAATCCGCAAAGTGCTGGGCGCTACGGTCATTCAGATCAACAATTTACTGTGCAAGGACTTTTTGATATTGGTCATTATTGCTTTTGTAATCGCTACTCCTATCGCCTACTATTTCATGAACCATTGGCTCACTGATTTTGCTTACAAGACCGAAATCAGCTTTTGGGTATTTATGGCCGGTGGAACAGGAATGATCATCATTGCACTTGCGATCATGAGTTTTAAGACGATAAATACAGCCATGAAGAACCCTGTCAATAGTTTGAAAACGGAATGA
- a CDS encoding ABC transporter ATP-binding protein has product MLLQLNNLYKWVTQGGKRVFLLNDLSLKVEEGEFISIMGPSGSGKSTLLNVIGMLDGFQEGEYEFLEESVHSLKEKQKSKLYKEYIGFVFQQYHLIDELTVYENIETPLLYKGVKSSERKALVADILDRFNIVGKKDLFPSQLSGGQQQLVGVARALIAKPKLLLADEPTGNLNSAQSDEIMELFRELNKEGVTIIQATHSEKNASYGTRTIHLLDGMRNSKKENA; this is encoded by the coding sequence ATGCTATTACAACTAAACAATCTTTACAAATGGGTCACTCAAGGCGGCAAGCGCGTCTTTCTTTTAAATGATCTAAGCCTTAAAGTAGAAGAAGGCGAATTCATATCCATCATGGGACCTTCAGGTTCTGGGAAATCAACTTTGCTCAATGTTATAGGTATGCTAGATGGATTTCAGGAAGGTGAATATGAATTTCTGGAAGAATCAGTTCATTCGCTCAAGGAAAAGCAGAAATCTAAACTCTATAAGGAATACATAGGATTTGTGTTCCAGCAGTATCATTTGATAGACGAGTTGACTGTTTATGAAAATATTGAAACGCCATTGCTGTATAAAGGAGTCAAATCTTCAGAACGCAAAGCGCTAGTCGCAGATATCCTTGACCGCTTCAATATTGTAGGGAAGAAAGATCTGTTTCCTTCTCAGCTTTCTGGTGGACAACAGCAACTTGTAGGTGTTGCAAGAGCCTTAATTGCAAAACCTAAGCTCCTTCTTGCAGACGAACCGACCGGAAACCTGAACAGCGCCCAAAGCGACGAGATCATGGAATTATTCCGCGAGCTAAATAAAGAAGGCGTGACCATCATTCAGGCCACACATTCAGAAAAAAACGCCAGTTACGGTACGAGAACAATCCATTTGCTGGATGGTATGCGTAATTCTAAAAAAGAGAATGCTTAA
- a CDS encoding TolC family protein, with amino-acid sequence MNKIIIYLISLLLPLLLCAQTDDAISLQDCIEMALQNNPEFTSSKLAAETSSINFKQNKNALLPSINGNYNLGVAEGRSIDPFTNDFINEELTFSNLGVNLNATIFNGFNLVNQWKQAKLNLQASQMEVEAAKQNLILNVTLAYLQVLNSRELVKLSKNRVLSTEEQLNRLKSLFEEESGSPAAYRDLQGQFANDKAAVINSKNALDLALIDLNRLVNSNDDINQNVQEILLDDLDYKYTFEEVYVQALGNFPDLKASDLRVQATEKSIAVARSQYVPEISFFANLNTNYSSAARLFNDSGTVVEETGDFVTFNGTDVPVLRESTTFESAEIGYRDQFENNLSTSYGLAVRIPIFNGFNAKNNAGLEKIRNKQAQVELNQTQLDLKQAIKTSYTTMVAARENYKLLEEQVAAYEESLRINNVLFENGASNSTDYILSKNTLENARISLTNIKYSYALRIKILEYYRIGIN; translated from the coding sequence ATGAACAAAATCATCATATACCTCATTTCCCTACTCTTACCGCTGCTGCTCTGTGCACAAACTGACGATGCGATCTCGTTGCAGGACTGTATTGAAATGGCGCTACAGAATAATCCAGAATTTACCTCTTCCAAGCTTGCGGCAGAAACCAGTTCTATCAACTTCAAGCAGAACAAGAATGCGTTACTACCCAGCATCAACGGAAACTACAATTTAGGTGTTGCCGAAGGTCGTAGCATTGACCCTTTTACCAATGACTTCATAAATGAGGAGTTGACTTTTTCCAACCTTGGTGTAAATTTAAATGCCACCATTTTTAACGGTTTCAATCTCGTAAATCAGTGGAAACAGGCCAAACTGAATCTGCAGGCCTCTCAAATGGAGGTAGAGGCCGCAAAACAAAACCTCATTCTAAATGTGACACTTGCCTATCTTCAGGTACTTAATTCACGTGAACTAGTCAAGCTTTCCAAGAACCGAGTACTCAGTACGGAAGAACAACTCAATAGGCTTAAGTCTTTATTTGAGGAAGAAAGTGGCAGTCCTGCTGCATACAGAGATCTTCAAGGCCAATTTGCCAACGATAAGGCTGCAGTCATCAATAGCAAAAATGCGCTGGACCTTGCTTTGATTGACTTGAATAGACTGGTCAACTCAAACGATGACATTAATCAAAATGTGCAGGAGATCCTTTTGGATGATTTGGATTACAAATATACATTTGAAGAGGTTTACGTTCAGGCATTAGGAAACTTTCCTGACTTAAAAGCCAGCGATTTAAGAGTTCAAGCGACCGAAAAGAGTATCGCAGTCGCCAGATCCCAATACGTTCCAGAAATCAGCTTTTTTGCAAATCTAAACACCAACTATTCTAGTGCTGCACGATTATTTAACGATAGCGGTACAGTTGTGGAAGAAACAGGCGACTTTGTAACCTTTAATGGTACTGATGTTCCTGTACTTAGAGAGAGTACTACGTTCGAATCTGCAGAGATTGGGTATCGTGACCAGTTTGAAAACAACCTTAGTACGTCCTATGGATTGGCTGTACGCATTCCCATTTTTAACGGTTTCAATGCAAAGAATAATGCGGGTCTTGAAAAGATTAGAAATAAACAAGCTCAAGTAGAGCTGAATCAGACCCAACTCGACCTTAAACAAGCCATAAAGACTTCATATACCACCATGGTCGCCGCTCGTGAGAATTATAAATTACTAGAAGAGCAGGTGGCAGCCTATGAAGAGTCTCTGCGCATCAACAACGTCCTATTTGAAAACGGCGCGTCCAACAGCACAGATTACATTTTAAGCAAAAACACCTTGGAAAATGCGCGGATTAGTTTAACCAACATCAAATATTCATATGCGCTGCGTATCAAGATTCTTGAATACTATCGTATTGGCATAAATTGA
- a CDS encoding ABC transporter permease, producing MFKNYIKTAYRSLKSNSTFTILNMVSLVTGLLVIYLAISYLRFENSFDQFHEKSDQLYRVGRTQRTQDYAVVGFGNWSDASGENQVNQVQVIKDVAGINNATHFIVSNDLEYLNYRDIELEQNGILKTNTPASFTEMFSWKIIAGSFKTFAEVGNSVLINESTARKLTTGTLATLVNQPIQLAGETNTIAAIIEDVPVNSHFDFQIAVHQETVPYWGSNVYIELSKNTDATAIAQRIDQNILKVNPSLATNDTYKGHFIQKITDIHLKSNILYELKTPGNSTYIYIIGAFGALIILITLFNYANFTIALKTKQSKTIGVRKVLGASSTYIAIQFTVEAMMLVLAALPILILSLIVVVPLFNDFMKVALVSNPLLDLETFGLIVLISMIIAALASIIPTLLLATKNVLSLFKEKLSERKFEHFSLRKYIIVSQIAILIGVTSVSYFMYQQITYINGKDLGFQKEGVLFTFSSPENLDVFQDQLRSIPEVNFVGNGSSFGIEPFNQLEYKLEGLETIYDDSNQFYLDYAAIQAYNLKTTLSPAVFENPENRPNRNLINRSAAERFAQIKGVPIDDLIGTQIITEPTYQTESGDYGIPFTIDGFYEDINVFSLRESIKPYFITVSDRVRMGGMSIISYDFNLTESTVKKIQNLYAGLENPFPLEIEYLDQKFETLHAQDTKTAQLIFILNGIAILLASIGITGVTLLLIVGRTKEIGIRKVLGASVAQILKLSVKEYVTFVLIGLAISAPVAWWVTNLWLNNFAYSTDIQPLVFVVAAVMVLILSSIIVSIVSYKSATANPVNSLKTE from the coding sequence ATGTTCAAGAATTATATTAAAACCGCATACCGTAGCCTAAAAAGCAACTCCACATTTACCATTCTTAATATGGTAAGCCTAGTCACTGGATTACTTGTTATCTATTTAGCTATAAGTTACTTGCGATTTGAAAATAGCTTTGACCAGTTTCATGAGAAGAGTGATCAATTGTACCGAGTTGGAAGAACGCAGCGCACACAGGATTATGCGGTAGTCGGTTTTGGCAATTGGAGTGATGCAAGTGGCGAGAATCAGGTGAATCAGGTGCAAGTGATAAAAGATGTGGCTGGTATCAACAATGCAACTCATTTTATTGTCTCCAACGATCTGGAATACCTTAATTACCGCGATATAGAATTAGAGCAAAACGGAATTTTAAAAACCAATACTCCAGCGAGTTTTACAGAAATGTTCAGCTGGAAAATCATTGCTGGAAGTTTTAAAACCTTTGCCGAGGTCGGAAATTCTGTGCTCATCAATGAATCAACTGCACGTAAATTAACTACAGGAACGCTTGCTACACTAGTCAATCAACCTATTCAACTTGCTGGCGAGACTAATACCATTGCAGCAATTATTGAGGATGTTCCTGTGAATTCGCATTTTGATTTTCAGATCGCAGTACACCAAGAAACTGTGCCTTATTGGGGAAGTAATGTATATATTGAATTATCAAAAAATACGGATGCTACGGCAATTGCGCAACGCATCGATCAGAATATTTTAAAGGTAAATCCTAGTCTCGCTACAAATGATACCTACAAAGGCCATTTTATACAGAAGATCACCGATATACACTTAAAATCCAACATCCTGTACGAGCTCAAAACTCCTGGGAATTCGACGTATATATATATCATTGGTGCTTTTGGAGCATTGATAATTCTAATCACCTTATTTAATTATGCCAACTTTACTATTGCGCTTAAAACCAAACAATCGAAAACGATTGGTGTGCGTAAGGTTCTAGGAGCCAGCAGCACTTATATTGCTATTCAATTCACCGTTGAAGCGATGATGCTCGTACTGGCAGCACTTCCCATTTTGATTCTATCTCTGATCGTGGTTGTACCTCTATTTAATGATTTTATGAAAGTAGCGTTAGTTAGCAATCCATTGCTTGACCTAGAAACTTTTGGATTGATCGTTTTGATTTCTATGATTATTGCTGCATTAGCGAGCATTATTCCAACTTTATTACTAGCTACTAAAAATGTATTGAGTCTCTTTAAAGAAAAACTAAGCGAGCGCAAGTTTGAACATTTCTCCTTGCGCAAATACATAATTGTTAGCCAGATTGCGATCTTGATCGGTGTAACATCGGTTTCCTATTTTATGTATCAGCAGATTACTTATATCAATGGGAAAGATCTAGGTTTTCAAAAAGAAGGTGTCTTATTTACGTTTTCATCCCCTGAAAATCTAGATGTCTTTCAAGATCAATTACGCTCCATTCCAGAAGTGAATTTTGTAGGTAACGGATCTTCATTTGGGATTGAACCGTTCAATCAATTAGAATATAAACTTGAAGGTCTGGAAACTATTTATGATGATAGCAATCAGTTCTACCTGGATTATGCAGCGATACAGGCGTATAATTTAAAAACCACTTTATCGCCTGCCGTTTTTGAAAATCCCGAAAACAGACCTAACCGCAACCTTATCAACCGATCTGCTGCCGAACGTTTTGCTCAAATCAAAGGCGTTCCCATCGACGATCTTATAGGCACACAAATCATTACCGAACCTACCTATCAAACTGAAAGTGGTGATTACGGGATTCCATTTACTATCGATGGTTTTTATGAAGATATCAATGTGTTTTCTCTTAGAGAATCGATCAAACCATATTTTATAACCGTGTCAGATCGAGTGCGCATGGGCGGCATGAGTATAATTTCTTACGATTTCAACTTAACCGAATCGACCGTAAAAAAGATCCAAAACTTGTACGCTGGACTTGAAAATCCTTTCCCACTAGAAATCGAGTACCTAGATCAAAAATTTGAAACCTTGCACGCTCAAGATACTAAAACAGCGCAACTCATTTTCATACTCAATGGAATCGCTATTTTACTAGCATCCATCGGTATTACTGGAGTTACTTTACTATTGATTGTAGGTAGAACTAAGGAAATTGGGATACGCAAGGTGTTGGGAGCATCAGTTGCTCAGATCTTGAAATTATCCGTTAAAGAATACGTCACTTTTGTGTTGATAGGACTCGCCATAAGCGCTCCCGTAGCCTGGTGGGTAACTAATTTATGGCTCAACAATTTTGCTTACAGTACAGACATTCAGCCACTCGTTTTTGTGGTGGCCGCCGTTATGGTTCTGATACTTTCGTCAATAATTGTCAGTATCGTATCGTATAAATCTGCTACTGCAAACCCTGTCAATAGTTTGAAAACAGAATAA
- a CDS encoding M14 family metallopeptidase, whose translation MRSILFLLLGAIGVSCSPLAQPVPQRKEITERFFADADTIKNVTPALQKDRGFTNYEELTGFLSNLESKKPDWIDVSYIGESQKGYKVPMITISNKSAQGEKIKVWMQAGLHGNEPASTEGLLYLLHELVNNPEYTYLLDKLDIRAVPMANIDGYLKQSRYAKNGLDLNRDQTKLMAPESVFLKQEFSNYDAQVALDFHEYNPFRRDFAKMSSFGIIGLYDIMFLTSGNLNVPQNLRTLTDSLFVGNTMKVLDQNGLTHHQYISTTDYKGAIHFNQGSNNSRSSATSYALTNAVSSLIEVRGVKLNKTSFKRRITTTFLVGLSYLETAYNNDELVRKTIQQAQKGQESISVTSSKTVYEGTIEAIDVDTREIIKMEVTLRDAIKMNPELTRKRPEAYLINKNQKKIVEKLKVLGVELEQLSEEKNYSVESFQVTNYDRANAKYEKMNLQDVRTKLEKKSITFPRGTYIIYTDQKNAPIITEVLEPEAPNSFVSFGVLETDLNRELPIYRLPKTIP comes from the coding sequence ATGAGAAGCATACTATTTTTATTATTAGGAGCAATAGGTGTAAGCTGCTCGCCTTTGGCACAACCCGTACCTCAAAGAAAAGAGATCACAGAACGTTTTTTTGCAGATGCAGATACAATCAAAAATGTCACACCTGCGCTTCAAAAAGATCGTGGATTTACTAATTATGAAGAACTCACTGGTTTCTTAAGTAATTTGGAATCTAAAAAACCAGACTGGATTGATGTCAGTTATATAGGAGAGTCTCAAAAAGGCTATAAAGTTCCTATGATCACTATATCTAATAAGTCCGCTCAAGGCGAAAAGATAAAAGTCTGGATGCAAGCAGGACTGCACGGCAACGAGCCAGCAAGTACCGAAGGTTTACTATACTTATTACATGAGCTGGTCAATAATCCAGAGTACACGTATTTATTAGATAAGCTGGATATACGAGCAGTGCCTATGGCAAATATCGATGGTTATTTAAAACAGAGTCGCTATGCCAAAAACGGGCTTGATTTAAATAGGGATCAAACAAAACTGATGGCTCCAGAGAGCGTTTTCCTAAAGCAGGAATTCTCAAATTATGACGCCCAAGTAGCGCTTGATTTTCATGAGTACAATCCATTTAGAAGAGATTTTGCAAAAATGAGTTCATTCGGCATTATAGGGTTGTATGACATCATGTTTCTTACTTCAGGGAACCTAAATGTTCCTCAAAACCTAAGAACCTTAACTGATTCTCTTTTTGTTGGAAACACTATGAAGGTTTTAGATCAAAACGGTTTGACGCATCATCAATACATATCAACCACAGATTATAAGGGAGCGATTCACTTCAACCAAGGTTCTAACAATTCTCGATCTAGTGCTACCTCTTATGCATTGACAAATGCCGTATCCTCTTTAATAGAAGTTAGGGGTGTGAAATTGAATAAGACATCTTTTAAACGAAGAATAACCACGACTTTCTTAGTTGGGTTATCTTATTTAGAAACAGCGTATAACAATGATGAATTAGTTAGAAAAACCATTCAGCAAGCGCAAAAAGGGCAAGAATCTATAAGTGTGACGAGTAGCAAAACTGTTTATGAAGGAACTATCGAAGCGATTGATGTGGATACTAGAGAAATAATTAAAATGGAGGTCACCTTAAGGGATGCCATTAAAATGAATCCAGAATTAACTAGAAAGCGACCAGAAGCTTATTTGATAAACAAAAATCAAAAAAAGATTGTGGAAAAGTTGAAGGTTCTAGGAGTAGAGCTAGAGCAGCTTTCTGAAGAAAAAAATTATAGCGTTGAAAGTTTTCAAGTGACCAACTATGATCGTGCTAACGCCAAGTATGAGAAAATGAATTTACAAGATGTAAGAACAAAGTTGGAAAAGAAATCAATCACTTTCCCAAGAGGGACTTACATCATATACACAGATCAAAAAAACGCTCCAATTATCACTGAGGTATTGGAACCTGAAGCTCCAAATAGCTTCGTAAGCTTTGGAGTCTTAGAAACTGATTTGAACCGAGAACTACCTATTTACAGATTACCTAAAACAATACCATAA